A single genomic interval of Treponema primitia ZAS-1 harbors:
- a CDS encoding B12-binding domain-containing radical SAM protein yields MFCLVQPPLSQLNSPYPAPYYLKTFLEGRGYQVRVQDHSIGLFERIFCRPGLERIFTDAKAAAKPSQKNQLERIFTDAKAAAKPSQKNQNVLYNIDRFLSEEDRWLSSIDRLIDFLRGRDREFGHLLALANGVLPGGPRFDACLDSLDGNPLSDDAPLLASKLLADLADFITVTVDPSFSLIRYAGSFSAGFRDFSAVEQGLDSYILREFYRPLLEDQWDALDRLITAGNDPLVIGVTIPFPGCLAGALVCAASAKARYGSNVTTIAGGGYVNTELRFMEEPAFFDYFDYLSFDRGYGSLAAILEHTEDTPVYKTKYRSRLDCRVISDPSINSISTLGDIDRDAVRTVFPDYSAVDFSRYLRPVDDLNPMHRLWSDGRWLKAYLAHGCYWHACAFCDVQLDYIRCFEPLEPQALFQHLQDQAEKTGVRGIHLVDEAAPSDSLLRLALLNREAGLPGQLKQPGQLKQPGQLKQSLIFWGNIRFEKNFTPDTATILAAGGLVGVSGGIEVAAEEGFKRIGKGIGLRDVVNACAAFKEAGILTHAYLIYGYWDQDDQEIIDSAEILRQLFAAGLLDSAFWHKFVLTVHSRIYAEWEQGKHPALVVKDDDKQRNLFALNDLSFAGEDRFDRFTGPLDQLLAAWMAGETSAPVEQGFPFTIPKPNVAADLVEGLLDEYARNRDRNRATCNAIPGKTDRVLFLGSRPIVQNTARETVLFWRWRLEDRLLPIGPIREKAAATAILLEKAAQNDGLDAADFYRDLTRLLGDSAAEKAWKILREGGLVQYKE; encoded by the coding sequence GTGTTTTGTCTGGTCCAACCGCCCCTGTCGCAGCTTAACTCCCCCTACCCTGCCCCGTATTACCTGAAAACTTTTCTTGAAGGCCGGGGTTATCAGGTCCGGGTCCAGGATCATTCCATCGGCCTCTTTGAACGGATCTTTTGCCGCCCCGGGCTGGAACGGATTTTTACCGACGCCAAGGCAGCGGCTAAGCCGAGCCAAAAAAATCAACTGGAACGGATTTTTACCGACGCCAAGGCAGCGGCTAAGCCGAGCCAAAAAAATCAAAATGTTCTCTATAATATAGACCGTTTCCTCTCCGAGGAGGATCGCTGGCTTTCCTCCATAGACCGGCTGATTGATTTTCTTCGCGGCCGTGATCGGGAGTTCGGCCACCTTCTGGCCTTGGCAAACGGCGTTCTCCCCGGGGGTCCCCGATTCGACGCTTGCCTGGATTCCCTGGACGGAAACCCCCTGAGCGATGACGCCCCTCTCCTAGCAAGCAAACTTCTTGCGGATCTGGCAGACTTTATCACCGTCACGGTGGACCCCTCCTTCAGCCTTATCCGTTACGCCGGCAGTTTTAGTGCAGGGTTTCGGGATTTTTCTGCGGTGGAGCAAGGCCTCGACAGTTATATTCTGCGGGAATTCTACCGTCCCCTGCTTGAGGATCAGTGGGACGCACTGGACCGGCTTATTACCGCAGGCAACGATCCCCTGGTAATTGGCGTAACCATCCCGTTCCCGGGTTGTCTCGCCGGGGCCCTTGTCTGCGCGGCATCCGCCAAAGCCCGGTACGGCAGCAATGTTACCACCATTGCCGGGGGCGGTTATGTAAACACGGAACTCCGGTTTATGGAGGAGCCGGCGTTTTTCGACTACTTTGATTACCTGTCCTTTGACCGGGGTTACGGTTCCCTGGCAGCCATCCTGGAACATACCGAAGATACGCCGGTATACAAAACCAAGTACCGGTCCCGCCTTGATTGCCGTGTTATAAGCGATCCGAGCATTAACAGTATTTCTACCCTTGGGGATATTGACCGTGATGCAGTACGAACCGTCTTCCCCGATTACAGCGCCGTGGATTTTTCCCGTTATCTCCGTCCCGTGGACGATCTTAACCCCATGCACCGGCTCTGGTCCGATGGCCGCTGGCTCAAGGCCTACCTGGCCCACGGCTGCTACTGGCACGCCTGCGCTTTCTGCGATGTGCAGCTCGACTACATCCGGTGCTTTGAGCCCCTGGAACCACAGGCCCTTTTCCAACATCTGCAGGACCAGGCGGAAAAAACCGGCGTCCGCGGCATCCATCTGGTGGACGAAGCGGCTCCGTCGGATTCCCTGCTTCGCCTTGCCCTGCTGAACCGGGAGGCGGGACTTCCAGGACAGCTAAAGCAGCCTGGACAGCTAAAGCAGCCTGGACAGCTAAAGCAGTCTTTGATCTTCTGGGGAAACATCCGCTTTGAAAAGAATTTTACCCCGGACACTGCGACTATCCTTGCTGCAGGAGGATTGGTGGGCGTTTCCGGAGGAATCGAGGTTGCCGCTGAAGAGGGTTTTAAGCGCATTGGTAAGGGAATCGGCCTTAGGGATGTGGTTAATGCCTGCGCCGCTTTTAAGGAAGCGGGCATCCTGACCCATGCCTACCTGATCTACGGATATTGGGACCAGGACGACCAGGAGATCATCGATTCCGCAGAAATACTGCGCCAGCTTTTTGCGGCGGGTCTCCTGGATTCCGCCTTCTGGCACAAGTTCGTCCTGACCGTACATTCCCGGATCTACGCCGAATGGGAACAGGGCAAACACCCGGCACTTGTAGTTAAGGACGATGACAAACAACGGAACCTATTTGCCCTGAACGATCTATCCTTTGCAGGGGAAGACCGGTTCGACCGCTTCACCGGGCCCCTGGACCAGCTCCTGGCCGCATGGATGGCCGGAGAAACTTCGGCTCCGGTGGAACAGGGCTTCCCCTTTACGATTCCTAAACCGAATGTAGCAGCGGATCTGGTAGAGGGACTCCTGGACGAGTACGCCCGGAACCGGGACCGTAATCGCGCTACTTGCAACGCAATTCCCGGCAAAACGGACCGCGTACTTTTCCTGGGCTCAAGACCGATAGTACAAAATACCGCCCGGGAGACCGTCCTCTTCTGGCGATGGCGGCTGGAAGACCGGCTGTTACCGATTGGGCCAATACGGGAGAAAGCAGCGGCAACAGCAATACTGCTAGAGAAAGCGGCGCAAAATGACGGCCTTGACGCTGCAGATTTTTACCGGGATCTGACGCGACTCCTCGGGGACAGCGCAGCGGAAAAAGCCTGGAAAATTTTGCGGGAGGGAGGGTTGGTGCAATATAAAGAATAA
- the ptsP gene encoding phosphoenolpyruvate--protein phosphotransferase translates to MKKLSGVSASPGIVIGKFFLYQGNEFQDIPRYAIGKTQIDSEWRRFLTATEAAAADVRALYDKAVQETSKEKADIFQAHLMMLEDTEFQDQIKKELEADRENIEWVVSDISRRITSKMLSSSDAYLRERAVDIADVSHRLMHKLLGVKEFSLADLTEDVILVAHDLMPSEVLAMNKDRVKGILMDMGGRTSHTAILARAFGVPAVLGLSTVTREITTGDILVVDGGAGQVIINPSKNVLLKYQDAIKQYQRKRDKLLSEVDLPAETKDGHRVCLKANIEVPEEAEAVLHYGAEGIGLYRSEFLFLTPGQAAEEEWQYQAYSSVLKAMGDLPVTIRTLDVGGDKVSPNIQPADDKNPLLGWRAIRMCLARPDLFKTQLRAILRASAYGNVKIMFPMISGVEELEQALSLLEEAKAECLQKKQRFAKKIEVGTMIEIPSAALTADVLARKSDFFSIGTNDLLQYTLAVDRGNEKVSYLAQPFHPAVLRLLKLTIDAAHSRGIKAAMCGELAGASFATPILLGLGLDEFSMAASAIPIVKRIIRGTTLESCRDLAEKAMASVSYKQTDTLVNAWMAEYFPAK, encoded by the coding sequence ATGAAGAAGTTGAGCGGTGTTTCCGCATCCCCGGGTATCGTTATTGGGAAGTTTTTTCTCTATCAGGGGAACGAATTCCAGGATATTCCCCGGTATGCCATAGGAAAGACTCAGATCGATTCGGAGTGGCGGCGTTTTCTTACGGCCACCGAGGCTGCGGCGGCGGATGTCCGTGCCCTGTATGACAAGGCTGTCCAAGAAACGAGTAAGGAAAAAGCGGATATTTTTCAGGCCCACCTGATGATGCTGGAGGATACGGAATTTCAGGATCAGATTAAGAAAGAGCTGGAAGCGGATCGTGAAAACATTGAATGGGTTGTTTCGGATATTTCCCGCAGAATTACCTCAAAGATGCTGTCCTCTTCCGACGCCTATCTTCGGGAACGGGCGGTGGATATTGCCGATGTGTCCCACCGGCTGATGCATAAGCTCCTGGGGGTAAAGGAATTTTCCCTGGCGGATCTGACCGAGGACGTTATCCTGGTTGCCCACGATCTTATGCCGTCGGAAGTATTAGCCATGAATAAAGATAGGGTCAAGGGTATTCTGATGGACATGGGGGGTCGGACCTCCCATACCGCCATCCTGGCCCGGGCCTTCGGCGTACCGGCGGTATTGGGGCTTTCCACGGTTACCAGGGAGATCACCACCGGTGATATCCTGGTGGTGGACGGCGGCGCCGGTCAGGTTATCATCAATCCCAGTAAGAATGTCCTGCTTAAATACCAGGATGCCATAAAACAATACCAGCGGAAACGGGATAAACTCCTTTCGGAGGTGGATCTGCCGGCGGAAACCAAGGACGGACACCGGGTATGCCTCAAGGCCAATATCGAAGTACCCGAGGAAGCGGAGGCGGTTCTGCACTATGGCGCCGAGGGTATAGGCCTCTACCGTTCGGAATTTCTTTTCCTTACCCCCGGTCAGGCTGCGGAGGAGGAGTGGCAGTACCAGGCCTATAGTTCGGTGCTGAAAGCCATGGGAGATCTGCCGGTGACTATCCGGACCCTGGATGTGGGAGGCGATAAGGTATCCCCCAATATTCAGCCGGCGGATGATAAAAATCCGCTCCTGGGCTGGAGGGCCATACGTATGTGCCTTGCCCGGCCGGACCTTTTTAAGACCCAGCTTAGGGCTATACTCCGGGCCAGTGCCTATGGAAATGTAAAGATCATGTTCCCCATGATCTCCGGGGTTGAGGAGTTGGAGCAGGCCCTTTCTTTATTGGAGGAAGCGAAGGCGGAATGCCTGCAGAAAAAGCAGCGTTTTGCCAAAAAGATAGAGGTGGGGACCATGATCGAAATCCCCTCTGCTGCCCTTACTGCGGATGTTCTGGCCCGGAAATCGGATTTTTTCTCCATAGGGACCAACGATCTTCTCCAATATACCCTGGCGGTTGACCGGGGAAATGAAAAGGTAAGCTACCTTGCCCAGCCTTTCCATCCGGCGGTACTCCGGCTCCTCAAGCTGACCATCGACGCCGCCCATTCCAGGGGTATCAAGGCCGCCATGTGCGGGGAATTGGCAGGGGCTTCCTTTGCGACGCCCATACTCTTAGGCCTCGGGCTGGACGAATTCAGCATGGCCGCCTCGGCCATCCCTATCGTTAAACGGATCATCCGGGGGACCACCCTCGAAAGCTGCCGTGACCTGGCGGAAAAAGCCATGGCCAGTGTCTCCTACAAGCAGACCGATACCTTGGTCAACGCCTGGATGGCCGAATATTTCCCCGCCAAGTGA
- the der gene encoding ribosome biogenesis GTPase Der: MEFDPRDKYRKLPTVVLAGRPNVGKSTLFNRLLHTRRAITDPTPGVTRDPVAMDAFINGKPLRLMDTGGFKLDRKADGGRDIPDDTLDDLVVEKTLGALESADLILLILEAGELTPEDEEFIGLLRPYQKKLLAVVNKTEGGRRENESWNILSYGFDKVLMISAEHGDNVGDLEDAIIARLDFSKVELDDPDKRPIRIAIVGKPNTGKSTLSNRLTSTTASIVSDIPGTTRDVVEGHFSYKNRDFQVLDTAGIRRKSKVTENIEYYSVNRAIKTMDDADIVFLMIDAQEGLSDQDKKIAALADERGRGIIMVLNKWDTMPDVKNTFTAVQDRIHFLFGQMEYAPILPVSAQTGSGIDALLNTAVRMHAQLNLHTDTGALNQALERWLTESPPPSGPQTRFKLKYAVQVSDNPVKFIVFASRPKAVSESYVSYLRNKIRRDLGYSLIPLGIEIRASAKNDLTRKNSSRKDRR, from the coding sequence ATGGAATTTGATCCCCGGGACAAGTACCGGAAGCTCCCCACGGTAGTCTTGGCCGGCCGTCCCAATGTGGGCAAATCCACCCTTTTCAATCGCCTCCTCCATACGCGGCGCGCCATCACGGATCCGACTCCGGGGGTAACCCGGGACCCCGTGGCCATGGACGCCTTTATCAACGGGAAACCCCTGCGGCTTATGGATACCGGCGGCTTTAAGCTGGACCGCAAAGCCGACGGCGGCAGGGATATTCCCGACGATACCCTGGACGACCTGGTTGTGGAGAAGACCCTGGGAGCCCTGGAAAGCGCGGATCTGATTCTCCTGATCCTGGAAGCGGGGGAACTTACCCCGGAGGATGAGGAATTCATCGGCTTGCTGCGGCCGTACCAGAAAAAACTTTTAGCGGTGGTGAACAAGACCGAGGGGGGCCGCCGGGAAAACGAGTCCTGGAATATCCTCTCTTACGGCTTTGACAAGGTTTTGATGATCTCCGCCGAACACGGGGACAATGTGGGGGATCTGGAGGACGCCATCATCGCCCGGCTCGATTTTTCCAAGGTTGAGCTTGACGATCCGGATAAGCGGCCCATCAGGATAGCTATCGTGGGGAAACCCAATACGGGGAAGTCCACCCTTTCGAACCGCCTTACCTCAACTACGGCCTCCATTGTAAGCGATATACCCGGTACCACTAGGGATGTGGTGGAGGGCCATTTTTCTTACAAGAACCGGGATTTCCAGGTCCTGGATACCGCGGGGATACGCCGGAAAAGCAAGGTTACGGAGAACATCGAATACTATTCGGTGAATCGGGCCATCAAAACCATGGATGATGCAGATATAGTATTTCTAATGATTGATGCCCAGGAGGGGCTTTCGGATCAGGACAAGAAGATCGCCGCCCTGGCGGATGAGCGGGGCCGGGGGATCATCATGGTCCTCAACAAGTGGGATACCATGCCGGATGTAAAAAACACCTTTACTGCGGTGCAGGATCGTATCCATTTCCTCTTTGGGCAGATGGAATACGCCCCCATCCTGCCGGTCAGCGCCCAAACCGGTTCCGGTATTGATGCACTGCTCAACACCGCGGTTCGGATGCACGCCCAGCTTAATCTCCACACCGATACGGGCGCCCTGAACCAGGCCCTGGAACGCTGGCTTACGGAAAGTCCGCCGCCGTCGGGCCCCCAAACCCGGTTCAAGCTGAAGTACGCCGTCCAGGTTTCGGACAACCCCGTGAAGTTTATCGTCTTCGCCTCCCGTCCCAAGGCGGTGAGCGAATCCTACGTCAGTTACCTGCGAAACAAGATACGCCGGGACCTGGGCTATTCCCTGATCCCCTTAGGCATAGAGATACGCGCTTCCGCCAAGAACGATTTGACCCGGAAGAATAGTTCCCGAAAGGATCGGCGTTGA
- a CDS encoding MerR family transcriptional regulator — protein sequence MAAYGIGDLEKLLGVKAHVIRYWEKEVPLIQSRKDLAGRRVYAKRDLLIFFRLKYLLYDRRFTIEGAREQLFREFTGGGIENQNLKAYIEALRSDLVDLYFLVHQPDGPTQPPANDQGPV from the coding sequence ATGGCAGCCTACGGGATTGGGGATCTGGAAAAACTCCTGGGGGTTAAGGCCCATGTGATCCGCTACTGGGAAAAGGAGGTCCCCCTGATTCAGAGCCGCAAAGACCTTGCCGGCAGACGGGTCTACGCCAAGCGGGACCTGCTGATCTTCTTCCGGCTGAAGTACCTCCTCTACGATCGCCGTTTTACTATTGAGGGCGCCCGTGAACAGCTCTTCCGGGAATTTACCGGCGGCGGGATTGAAAACCAAAATCTCAAAGCGTACATTGAAGCGCTTCGCTCGGACCTGGTGGATCTGTACTTCCTGGTTCACCAGCCGGACGGTCCAACCCAGCCCCCCGCGAATGACCAAGGCCCTGTTTGA
- a CDS encoding small ribosomal subunit Rsm22 family protein: protein METLFPPLDPEIRRQVDSIPALVDQVLPIPKRFRSGLSRDVAELSRLLTSGRGERNDSYLNEAPLLSAYLRYFLPWNVYRLARLFPSLSLPLSAGDALTDLGSGPLTLPIALWISRPDLRQLPLEFRCLDRSGPALEAGKKIFAALTGSNTAANTGCPWTIKTIRASLGEPVRFSKAKLLTAVNLFNELFWKLPGVSALSSFAEKQARILSSLTLESGSILALEPGVPRCGEFISLLRASLSAKGRLPLAPCPHAGPCPLPGIPAAASRSEKADTKWCHFAFTTTDAPAALHRLSEEARIPKERAVLSFLLAGPVNAAAASAPEPVHSDSLPVRVISDPFPLTGTLYGRYGCSARGLVLVSGKRGGVETLESGTQVTLTATTPEKRDGKSGALVLGLSATL from the coding sequence ATGGAAACGCTCTTTCCCCCTTTGGATCCGGAAATACGGCGGCAGGTAGATTCAATCCCCGCCCTGGTCGATCAGGTCCTCCCCATACCGAAGCGTTTCCGTTCCGGCCTGAGCCGGGATGTGGCGGAACTTTCCCGCCTCCTTACCAGCGGCCGGGGGGAGCGGAACGACTCCTACCTGAACGAAGCTCCCCTGCTCTCGGCCTACCTGCGCTACTTCCTCCCCTGGAACGTCTATCGCCTTGCCCGGCTGTTCCCGTCCCTGTCCCTCCCCCTTTCCGCCGGCGACGCCCTGACCGATCTGGGTTCCGGCCCCCTTACCCTGCCTATTGCCCTGTGGATATCCCGGCCCGATTTGCGGCAGCTCCCCCTGGAGTTCCGCTGCCTGGATCGTTCCGGCCCTGCCCTTGAGGCGGGGAAGAAAATATTCGCGGCCCTTACGGGCAGTAACACTGCTGCCAACACGGGCTGCCCCTGGACTATCAAAACAATCCGGGCTTCCCTGGGAGAGCCGGTCCGTTTCTCCAAGGCTAAGCTGCTTACCGCAGTTAATCTGTTTAACGAACTTTTCTGGAAGCTCCCCGGGGTATCGGCCCTTTCGTCCTTTGCGGAAAAACAGGCCCGCATCCTTTCGTCCCTGACCCTGGAATCGGGTTCCATCCTGGCGCTTGAGCCCGGAGTCCCCCGCTGCGGCGAATTCATAAGCCTCCTCAGGGCTTCCCTTTCCGCCAAGGGACGCCTTCCCCTTGCCCCCTGTCCCCACGCCGGTCCCTGTCCGCTGCCGGGTATTCCCGCCGCCGCCTCCCGCTCCGAAAAAGCGGATACCAAGTGGTGCCACTTTGCTTTTACCACCACCGACGCCCCGGCGGCCCTGCACCGGCTCTCGGAAGAGGCGAGGATCCCCAAGGAACGGGCCGTCCTGAGTTTTCTCCTGGCAGGACCGGTTAACGCAGCCGCAGCTTCGGCGCCGGAACCTGTCCACTCAGATTCTCTCCCGGTACGGGTCATCTCCGACCCATTCCCCCTGACCGGGACGCTTTACGGACGTTACGGCTGTTCTGCCCGGGGACTGGTACTGGTAAGCGGTAAAAGGGGCGGCGTAGAAACGCTGGAGTCCGGGACGCAGGTGACGCTTACTGCGACAACGCCGGAAAAGCGGGACGGGAAGAGCGGGGCGCTGGTACTGGGACTAAGCGCAACATTGTAA
- a CDS encoding PSP1 domain-containing protein, translating into MAQSGDYDDINNDDDISDEDISALEDKPSDSNMEETDVIVVAGEEALAPDTPVYRLRLSYSNETFLAIHKGETLGNGSWVLVPTRYGKDLAQIIGPVQRKNSSSFSEVARIERPASAEDLDKSTYNRNQEKEAFQICKEKIETHRLEMKLVSVHYLLEEAKVLFFFTAENRVDFRELVKDLVGIFKTRIELRQIGVRDESRVVGGLGVCGRAYCCHAVSDKLKPVSIKMAKDQNLSLNSMKISGPCGRLLCCLAYEHNFYNEQRRLIPQEGCKINYDESLWKVIEVNIVMGTVKLSTEDGRQISLPSTQFEKIDGRWQIKRN; encoded by the coding sequence GTGGCCCAATCCGGTGATTATGATGATATAAATAACGATGACGATATTTCCGATGAAGATATCTCCGCCCTTGAGGATAAACCCTCGGATTCCAACATGGAGGAAACCGACGTAATTGTCGTGGCCGGAGAGGAAGCTCTGGCGCCGGACACCCCGGTATACCGGCTCCGGCTCTCCTATTCCAACGAAACCTTTCTTGCCATCCACAAGGGAGAGACCCTGGGCAACGGAAGCTGGGTCCTGGTTCCCACCCGCTACGGCAAGGATCTGGCCCAGATAATCGGCCCGGTTCAGCGCAAGAATTCCTCCTCCTTTTCCGAGGTTGCCCGGATCGAACGGCCCGCCTCTGCGGAAGACCTGGATAAATCCACTTATAACCGGAATCAGGAAAAGGAAGCCTTCCAAATCTGTAAAGAAAAGATCGAAACCCACCGGCTGGAGATGAAACTCGTCTCGGTCCATTACCTCCTGGAGGAGGCTAAGGTTCTGTTTTTCTTTACCGCAGAAAACCGGGTAGATTTCCGGGAATTGGTAAAGGATCTGGTGGGGATCTTTAAAACACGGATAGAACTCCGTCAGATAGGGGTTCGGGATGAATCCCGGGTAGTTGGCGGCCTTGGGGTCTGCGGGCGGGCCTACTGCTGCCACGCGGTTTCGGACAAGTTAAAACCGGTCTCCATAAAAATGGCCAAGGACCAGAACCTTTCCCTCAATTCCATGAAAATCTCCGGTCCCTGCGGCCGGCTCCTCTGCTGCCTCGCCTACGAACACAATTTCTACAACGAACAGCGCCGGCTCATCCCCCAGGAGGGCTGCAAAATAAACTACGACGAATCCCTCTGGAAGGTCATAGAGGTCAACATAGTCATGGGGACAGTAAAACTAAGTACCGAAGACGGCCGGCAGATCTCCCTACCATCAACCCAATTTGAAAAAATCGACGGGCGATGGCAGATAAAGCGAAATTAA
- a CDS encoding YaaR family protein codes for MDKIDIPGSAPIFNPAAYTVARGEAQKPKDKGSVKALKKTPFSRLLEEKGVREGEEVGALPDYPPSEEVLQELLDDVHSAGDALRLRPLAEEIKQYKQAVRHFLHYVVENGYTVKTENYLFNHEKRRKVQIEVVDQKLEELASGILSGQLGQVQLLARLDEITGLLVDLLQ; via the coding sequence ATGGATAAGATAGACATCCCCGGCAGCGCGCCGATTTTTAATCCCGCCGCCTATACCGTGGCCCGGGGGGAGGCTCAAAAGCCCAAGGATAAGGGCTCCGTTAAGGCCCTTAAAAAGACCCCCTTCTCCCGGCTGCTTGAGGAAAAGGGCGTTCGGGAAGGGGAGGAAGTGGGGGCCCTGCCCGATTATCCTCCATCGGAAGAGGTCCTCCAGGAACTGCTGGACGATGTTCACAGCGCCGGTGATGCCCTACGGCTGCGGCCCCTGGCGGAGGAAATAAAGCAGTACAAACAGGCGGTACGGCATTTTTTACATTATGTGGTGGAGAACGGTTATACGGTAAAGACGGAAAACTACCTTTTTAACCACGAAAAGCGCCGTAAAGTTCAAATAGAGGTGGTAGACCAAAAGCTGGAGGAGCTGGCATCGGGAATACTGTCCGGTCAGCTTGGTCAGGTTCAACTGTTGGCCCGGCTTGATGAGATCACCGGTCTCCTGGTAGATTTATTACAGTGA
- a CDS encoding bactofilin family protein, which translates to MSNGRLEDFSINTILGPGSSINGDIESGGFTRVDGSIRGNLNASGRVVVGEKARMKSNIGGTTVTIGGVVYGNILASERIIILNTGLVLGDIITRRIQADEGCLIHGKVTVCQSEEAWDKAVAEYRDAQGVKSALSRFSLRPEKVHG; encoded by the coding sequence GTGTCCAACGGCAGACTCGAAGATTTTTCCATAAATACTATTTTAGGTCCCGGTTCCTCAATCAACGGCGATATCGAATCCGGCGGCTTTACCCGGGTAGATGGCAGCATACGGGGGAACCTCAACGCCAGCGGCCGGGTTGTGGTGGGCGAAAAGGCCCGGATGAAGAGCAACATCGGCGGTACCACCGTAACCATAGGAGGGGTGGTGTACGGCAATATCCTTGCCAGCGAGCGGATCATCATCCTCAATACCGGGCTGGTCCTGGGTGACATCATCACCCGGCGCATCCAGGCGGACGAAGGATGTCTTATCCACGGCAAAGTAACCGTTTGCCAGAGCGAGGAAGCCTGGGATAAGGCCGTGGCCGAATACCGTGACGCCCAGGGGGTAAAATCCGCCCTTTCCAGGTTTTCCCTGCGTCCGGAAAAAGTACATGGATAA
- a CDS encoding M23 family metallopeptidase, with translation MASVHEYKRFENNLVLKAKNLTLLFGKGLISFLQTIFRALTRRYTVVLVPHSEKRVYNLHVTVLSLCCAALVLAGIVGAFFWYGASYSNTKSIVAEKDGRLKNTQASLDQLRDETSRLLRTARGFEAALSNTLSALGVDTPSNKASAPSMTGDLSSFFDIKETAEGTLQEVNDVRRLSEYLASAVEPVKEIGTLLDSQSALLTEIPSVWPIKGGIGHISMFFGQNENPFTGQYYIHKGIDMSTYRQGDAIVAAADGQVVTVDYDATGFGNYIIIKHKHGFYTRYGHMQQFRVTTGQRVQQGETIGYIGNTGLSTGPHLHYEVHIGSDVVDPFKYLNIRSSIAKNAR, from the coding sequence TTGGCGTCGGTTCACGAATATAAACGGTTTGAGAATAACTTGGTTTTAAAGGCGAAAAACCTGACCCTTTTGTTTGGTAAGGGACTCATCTCTTTCCTGCAAACCATTTTCAGAGCCCTAACCCGTCGTTATACCGTTGTTTTGGTCCCCCATTCGGAAAAGAGGGTCTACAATCTCCATGTAACTGTTTTGTCTCTGTGCTGTGCAGCCCTGGTTTTGGCGGGTATTGTGGGGGCATTCTTCTGGTATGGCGCCTCTTACAGCAATACCAAGAGTATCGTGGCGGAAAAAGACGGCCGTCTAAAGAACACCCAGGCCAGCCTGGATCAGCTTAGGGACGAAACTTCCCGGCTTTTGCGGACCGCCCGGGGTTTTGAGGCTGCCCTTTCAAATACCCTTTCCGCCCTTGGGGTGGATACGCCGTCAAATAAGGCCTCCGCCCCATCCATGACCGGGGATCTTTCCTCCTTTTTTGATATTAAAGAAACCGCCGAAGGTACCCTCCAGGAAGTAAACGATGTGCGCCGGCTTTCGGAGTACCTGGCCTCTGCGGTGGAGCCGGTTAAGGAAATTGGTACCCTCCTGGACTCCCAGAGCGCGCTGCTCACGGAAATCCCCAGCGTTTGGCCTATTAAGGGCGGGATCGGCCATATTTCCATGTTCTTTGGGCAAAACGAAAACCCCTTTACGGGCCAGTATTACATCCATAAGGGAATAGATATGTCCACCTACCGTCAGGGAGACGCCATTGTGGCCGCCGCAGACGGGCAGGTGGTTACCGTGGACTACGATGCCACGGGCTTTGGAAACTACATCATTATTAAGCATAAACACGGGTTCTATACACGCTACGGTCATATGCAGCAGTTCCGGGTAACCACCGGACAGCGGGTTCAGCAGGGTGAAACCATCGGCTATATCGGAAACACCGGACTTTCCACGGGTCCCCATTTACACTACGAGGTTCATATCGGTTCCGATGTGGTGGATCCCTTCAAGTACCTCAATATCCGTTCCAGCATAGCAAAAAACGCACGATAG